A genomic segment from Bufo bufo chromosome 8, aBufBuf1.1, whole genome shotgun sequence encodes:
- the LOC120977702 gene encoding transcription initiation factor TFIID subunit 9-like gives MLEAMEQAKMASPKSAPKDAQVMAQILKDMGITEYEPRVINQMLEFTYRYVTSILEDAKIYSSHAKKNNIDADDVRLAIQCRTDQSFTSPPPRDFLLDISRQKNQTPLPLIKPYAGPRLPPDRYCLTAPNYRLKTITKKIPSSGSRITVPRLSVGTVSSRPSTPTIGTPAAQTVSLSKVGGTSVALTGQRFTVQIPTSQTTVKTATSTTPTVQNVLINPSLIGSKNILITTNMVSSQNSANESNSLKRKHEDDEDYDAL, from the exons gttatggcccagattctgaaGGATATGGGGATTACAGAGTATGAGCCGAGGGTCATTAACCAGATGCTGGAGTTCACGTACA GATATGTGACGTCGATTCTGGAAGATGCCAAGATTTACTCCAGTCATGCCAAGAAGAATAATATTGATGCCGATGACGTCAGGCTGGCGATTCAATGTAGAACAGACCAGTCATTTACATCGCCTCCTCCAAGAGAC TTTTTACTAGATATATCGAGACAGAAGAACCAGACTCCTCTACCATTAATCAAACCCTATGCTGGACCCCGGCTGCCACCAGATAGATACTGCCTGACTGCGCCAAACTACAGACTGAAAACAATAACGAAAAAG ATTCCGTCATCTGGAAGCAGAATAACTGTCCCAAGATTAAGTGTGGGGACCGTATCAAGCCGACCCAGCACGCCAACAATAG GGACTCCTGCAGCTCAGACCGTGTCTCTTTCTAAGGTTGGTGGTACTTCAGTGGCTCTCACTGGCCAAAGATTTACCGTTCAGATTCCAACTTCACAGACAACAGTTAAGACAG CCACATCTACAACGCCCACAGTGCAGAACGTCCTGATCAACCCGTCACTGATCGGATCCAAAAATATTCTCATCACAACTAACATGGTGTCCTCACAGAACTCCGCAAATGAATCCAACTCATTAAAGCGGAAACATGAAGATGATGAGGACTACGATGCGTTATAA